In one Nicotiana sylvestris chromosome 8, ASM39365v2, whole genome shotgun sequence genomic region, the following are encoded:
- the LOC138875787 gene encoding uncharacterized protein: MQWVLETPLKNKDKASTQDCAKALIFLRHHLDEGLKIEYLTVKDPFVLWNGLKERYDNLKITSKLKLCGDNISDYDMLEKTFTTFHASNMVLLQQYREKGFTKYSQLISLLLMAERNNELLMRNHENRPTGSTPLPKEDEVYSHYANRGKGRGHIRGRGRGRGRGHVQGRNFPGVNHPPPKNNFQKWKGKDEKQNAEGSETKCYRCGGKGHWAKICRIPKHLVELYQASLKNKGFEVNLVYDNEFDITHLDVVGFFEHPDEKINHLIGDGSVVRDD; the protein is encoded by the exons atgcaatgggtcttggagacgccattaaagaATAAAGATAAAGCATCTACACAAGActgtgctaaggccttgattttcttgcgccatcaccttgatgaagggttgaaaattgaatatctcaCAGTGAAAGATCCATTTGTTTTATGGAATGgtttaaaggaaagatatgacaacttaaa aattacttccaaattgaaactctgtggagataatatcagtgactatgatatgcttgaaaaaacgttTACAACGTTTCATGCTTCCAATATGGTCTTACTACAGCAGTACCGAGAGAAAGGCTTCACAAAGTACTCTCAGTTGATTTCTCTTCTACTTATGGCTGAACGAAACAATGAATTGCTTATGAGAAATCATGAAAATCGACCCACTGGGTCTACACCATTGCCTAAAGAGGATGAGGTGTATTCCCATTATGCTAAtcgtggaaaaggtcgtggccatattcgtggtcgtggtcgcggtcgtggtcgtggccaTGTCCAAGGAAGAAATTTTCCTGGTGTTAATCATCCTCCACCGAAAAATAACTTCCAAAAATGGAAAGGTAAAGATGAGAAGCAAAATGCAGAGGGTTCAGAAACTAAATGCTATCGTTGCGGTGGAAAAGGGCATTGGGCAAAAATTTGTCGCATACCAAAacatttggttgagctttatcaagcatctctGAAGAATAAAGGCTTTGAAGTCAATCTTGTCTATGATAATGAATTTGACATCACCCACTTGGATGTGGTAGGTTTTTTTGAGCACCCTGATGAAAAAATAAACCACTTGATCGGTGATGGATCTGTGGTTAGAGATGATTGA
- the LOC138875788 gene encoding uncharacterized protein: protein MKSLSINVPLVEALEYMPGYAKFMNDLVTKKRSMNFETIKVTHQVSAIVHLMDPKFENLSAFTIPCTVESAEFAKALCDLGTRINLMPYSVFKTLGIEQPRPASMRLKMVDRTMERPLGVN, encoded by the coding sequence ATGAAGAGTCTTTCAATCAATGTGCCATTGGTCGAAGCTTTGGAATACATGCCCGGTTATGCAAAGTTTATGAATGATCTTGTGACAAAAAAGCGGTCAATGAATTTTGAGACCATCAAAGtaactcatcaagtgagtgcaattgttcATTTAATGGATCCTAAGTTTGAGAATCTCAGTGCTTTCACGATTCCTTGTACAGTTGAAAGTGCCGAatttgctaaagctctttgtgatcttgggacacgtataaatttgatgccctattcggttttcaagactttggggaTTGAGCAACCAAGACCTGCCTCTATGAGATTGAAAATGGTCGATCGTACCATGGAGAGGCCGTTGGGTGTGAATTAA